The Ornithodoros turicata isolate Travis chromosome 9, ASM3712646v1, whole genome shotgun sequence genome includes a region encoding these proteins:
- the LOC135368419 gene encoding calcium channel flower-like: protein MFPNVGEAQQKDAGRPDDAPWWLRYLGRIVGTVSSLFAIGLGAQLVVVSIVTFSSTCIFSAILQMLAGTMVALIEAPCFCTFLEFAQAPGNFFDRKPHWYKALLYGVTGVLPVALCAGLTTFFGGGLIFLTGLIYGIMAMGRKASADEMRARATSTANLVSSGGGEEAAAGDTKMPSN, encoded by the exons ATGTTTCCCAATGTCGGCGAAGCGCAGCAGAAGGATGCCGGTCGTCCGGACGATGCACCATGGTGGCTCAGATATTTGGGGAGGATCGTAGGGACTGTCAGTTCACTGT TTGCAATTGGTCTGGGTGCACAACTAGTGGTTGTCTCCATAGTCACATTCTCTTCCACGTGTATCTTCTCGGCTATATTACAAAT GCTTGCTGGTACGATGGTTGCACTGATTGAAGCACCCTGTTTCTGCACTTTCCTCGAGTTTGCACAGGCTCCGGGCAATTTTTTCGACCGAAAACCGCACTGGTACAAAGCCCTTCTGTATGGAGT GACTGGTGTGTTACCTGTCGCACTGTGCGCTGGACTGACAACTTTCTTCGGTGGTGGCTTGATCTTCCTAACCGGCCTTATTTATGGTATTATGGCTATGGGACGCAA GGCCAGCGCCGACGAAATGCGGGCACGTGCTACAAGTACCGCCAACCTAGTTTCATCAGGAGGGGGCGAAGAGGCGGCAGCGGGCGACACAAAGATGCCCTCCAACTGA
- the LOC135368417 gene encoding suppressor APC domain-containing protein 2-like isoform X2 — protein MSHLSHHHFKPTLNELPKRFVSAMKVLFDIMDDQKTGCINIRDIEKRWPCSRDSSNGLPSDVMECLRKVTPPNEMINFERFCAGLKMCLLRHRVGHRQALGNAAQWYRSQYLPQLGQVSEPRGRPSSVPLPDREERTLARHQPALKPPSISKSYSGPGRSLDNLAGNIAVRPSNTAAVRPSTVTAQHRSVSVPHLQGKELSRQTADVRRIPSKLRGYRSDVRLAELRGDHEVGAQRLSGVKNKILDQSVDAAKPCTQIPIREPLSVKVPEMRHQKENVVPAPTGKEAGNADNKQSSSAALRKQTRKREPRRHTLGHGIEYSMLRRMKQLEQEKDVLVQGLRAVEHARDWYQQRISGVQEKMQNTSKGHAAPVREVMRKQSSTLTRNHKQGNLSLSGQAMKVLHAPCPVQQPKDGMTQRGIFH, from the exons ATGTCGCACTTAAGTCACCACCACTTTAAACCAACACTGAATGAGCTCCCGAAGCGGTTTGTCAGTGCCATGAAGGTTCTTTTCGACATCATGGATGATCAGAAGACTGGCTGCATTAATATTCGGGATATCGAGAAGCGGTGGCCGTGCAGTCGTGACAGCAGCAACGGTCTTCCCTCTGACGTGATGGAGTGCCTTAGAAAAGTGACACCGCCCAATGAAATGATCAATTTTGAGAGGTTTTGTGCCGGTTTGAAAATGTGTCTGCTTCGTCACCGCGTAGGACACAGACAGGCTCTAGGCAATGCAGCTCAGTGGTACCGCAGCCAGTACTTACCGCAGCTCGGTCAGGTCAGTGAACCTAGAGGTCGTCCCTCATCTGTGCCACTTCCTGATCGTGAGGAACGGACTCTTGCAAGACATCAGCCTGCGCTGAAACCTCCATCCATTTCAAAGTCATATTCCGGACCTGGCCGATCGTTAGACAATTTAGCAGGTAATATCGCGGTGCGACCTTCAAATACGGCGGCCGTTCGTCCAAGCACCGTTACAGCGCAACACAGATCGGTCAGTGTCCCGCACTTGCAAGGCAAGGAATTGTCCAGGCAGACGGCAGACGTCCGCAGAATACCGAGTAAGCTTCGGGGCTACCGCAGTGATGTGCGACTTGCCGAACTTCGGGGAGACCATGAAGTGGGAGCGCAGAGACTCTCTGGGGTAAAAAACAAGATATTGGATCAATCGGTGGATGCTGCTAAGCCATGCACACAGATACCCATACGTGAGCCATTATCTGTAAAAGTGCCAGAAATGAGACATCAAAAGGAAAACGTGGTTCCAGCACCAACAGGCAAGGAAGCAG GTAATGCCGACAACAAACAGAGCAGCAGTGCTGCCCTCAGGAAACAGACCCGTAAACGAGAGCCCAGGCGGCACACTTTGGGACATGGAATTGAATATAGCATG TTAAGACGCATGAAACAGCTGGAGCAGGAGAAGGACGTGCTTGTACAAGGACTGAGGGCCGTTGAGCATGCAAGGGACTGGTACCAACAACGCATCAGTGGGGTTCAAGAGAAAATGCAAAATACGAGCAAAGGCCATGCAGCACCAGTAAGAGAGGTTATGAGAAAGCAAAGTAGTA cgctaacacggaatcacaAACAAGGAAACCTATCTCTCTCTGGCCAAGCTATGAAGGTCCTACATGCACCTTGTCCAGTCCAACAACCCAAAGATGGCATGACCCAAAGAG GAATATTCCACTGA
- the LOC135368417 gene encoding suppressor APC domain-containing protein 2-like isoform X1, translating into MSHLSHHHFKPTLNELPKRFVSAMKVLFDIMDDQKTGCINIRDIEKRWPCSRDSSNGLPSDVMECLRKVTPPNEMINFERFCAGLKMCLLRHRVGHRQALGNAAQWYRSQYLPQLGQVSEPRGRPSSVPLPDREERTLARHQPALKPPSISKSYSGPGRSLDNLAGNIAVRPSNTAAVRPSTVTAQHRSVSVPHLQGKELSRQTADVRRIPSKLRGYRSDVRLAELRGDHEVGAQRLSGVKNKILDQSVDAAKPCTQIPIREPLSVKVPEMRHQKENVVPAPTGKEAGNADNKQSSSAALRKQTRKREPRRHTLGHGIEYSMLRRMKQLEQEKDVLVQGLRAVEHARDWYQQRISGVQEKMQNTSKGHAAPEYSTDAHEERLRFQIARIFDVNQHLRALIESSDKGFPLHMNLAVQPSPYNVQQNSMVQRLKEQNHILTEEVSQKSEVIAQLEREKATLIRELFQARSQHRVHIDETTLM; encoded by the exons ATGTCGCACTTAAGTCACCACCACTTTAAACCAACACTGAATGAGCTCCCGAAGCGGTTTGTCAGTGCCATGAAGGTTCTTTTCGACATCATGGATGATCAGAAGACTGGCTGCATTAATATTCGGGATATCGAGAAGCGGTGGCCGTGCAGTCGTGACAGCAGCAACGGTCTTCCCTCTGACGTGATGGAGTGCCTTAGAAAAGTGACACCGCCCAATGAAATGATCAATTTTGAGAGGTTTTGTGCCGGTTTGAAAATGTGTCTGCTTCGTCACCGCGTAGGACACAGACAGGCTCTAGGCAATGCAGCTCAGTGGTACCGCAGCCAGTACTTACCGCAGCTCGGTCAGGTCAGTGAACCTAGAGGTCGTCCCTCATCTGTGCCACTTCCTGATCGTGAGGAACGGACTCTTGCAAGACATCAGCCTGCGCTGAAACCTCCATCCATTTCAAAGTCATATTCCGGACCTGGCCGATCGTTAGACAATTTAGCAGGTAATATCGCGGTGCGACCTTCAAATACGGCGGCCGTTCGTCCAAGCACCGTTACAGCGCAACACAGATCGGTCAGTGTCCCGCACTTGCAAGGCAAGGAATTGTCCAGGCAGACGGCAGACGTCCGCAGAATACCGAGTAAGCTTCGGGGCTACCGCAGTGATGTGCGACTTGCCGAACTTCGGGGAGACCATGAAGTGGGAGCGCAGAGACTCTCTGGGGTAAAAAACAAGATATTGGATCAATCGGTGGATGCTGCTAAGCCATGCACACAGATACCCATACGTGAGCCATTATCTGTAAAAGTGCCAGAAATGAGACATCAAAAGGAAAACGTGGTTCCAGCACCAACAGGCAAGGAAGCAG GTAATGCCGACAACAAACAGAGCAGCAGTGCTGCCCTCAGGAAACAGACCCGTAAACGAGAGCCCAGGCGGCACACTTTGGGACATGGAATTGAATATAGCATG TTAAGACGCATGAAACAGCTGGAGCAGGAGAAGGACGTGCTTGTACAAGGACTGAGGGCCGTTGAGCATGCAAGGGACTGGTACCAACAACGCATCAGTGGGGTTCAAGAGAAAATGCAAAATACGAGCAAAGGCCATGCAGCACCA GAATATTCCACTGATGCACATGAAGAGAGATTGAGATTTCAGATAGCGAGGATATTTGATGTCAATCAGCACCTAAGAGCTCTTATTGAGAGCTCAGATAAG GGATTCCCATTACATATGAATTTGGCAGTTCAACCATCGCCATACAATGTGCAGCAAAACTCCATGGTGCAGAGGCTCAAGGAACAGAATCATATCCTAACAGAG GAAGTGAGCCAAAAGAGTGAAGTTATTGCTCAGCTAGAGAGAGAAAAGGCTACTCTGATAAGGGAACTCTTCCAAGCTCGTTCACAGCATCGGGTTCACATTGACGAGACCACACTCATGTAG
- the LOC135368418 gene encoding alpha-(1,3)-fucosyltransferase C-like gives MRSRKLATKLSCAIVLLTAGLFAVYLSSKLRTTQHTSRPLSYSPNLSTKYILTWTSFFGDVHYIPSTVLSTCGPLPPCVVTHNRSLLNDSDLVIFHQRDIEVDDLPPERSSRRQRWALLNHEAPPHTPRVPAQIEGEFNWTVTYREDSDVILRPKLARLHSLSESPKPRNWWTNKTRHVVWFVSNCNTPSNREGFVEDLSQHIKVDIIGQCGQHSCLPKMSQKCYSDASNIYFFYLALENSICTDYVTEKLYNALLWGMVPVVFGGANYKKVAPPNSYIDALSFETTKDLADHLKRVSRDALLYNSYHTWRLKYKFTSKHFICELCSMLHTSSPEKTYANINDWWFGSATCKKWMKVFS, from the coding sequence ATGCGAAGCAGAAAGCTCGCTACAAAGCTTTCGTGTGCAATCGTCTTGCTTACCGCCGGGCTGTTCGCTGTTTACCTCTCCTCCAAGCTACGTACTACCCAGCACACCAGTAGACCTCTCTCATACTCGCCTAATTTATCTACGAAGTACATACTGACTTGGACATCGTTTTTTGGCGATGTTCACTACATACCTTCGACAGTCCTCAGTACTTGCGGGCCCCTGCCACCGTGCGTCGTCACACACAACCGATCTCTGTTAAATGATAGCGACCTTGTAATTTTTCATCAGAGAGACATTGAGGTGGACGACTTGCCACCAGAAAGGTCGTCCAGACGACAACGATGGGCTCTTCTCAACCACGAAGCCCCACCTCATACACCACGTGTACCAGCTCAAATTGAAGGGGAATTCAACTGGACCGTGACGTACCGTGAAGATTCCGACGTCATCTTACGGCCAAAACTTGCGCGGCTGCATAGCCTGAGCGAGTCGCCAAAACCTCGAAACTGGTGGACCAACAAGACACGGCACGTAGTCTGGTTTGTGAGCAACTGCAACACTCCAAGCAACCGTGAAGGTTTTGTGGAAGATCTGAGTCAGCACATCAAGGTTGATATCATTGGCCAGTGCGGTCAACATTCATGTTTGCCAAAAATGTCCCAGAAGTGTTATTCCGACGCTTCCAATATTTACTTCTTCTACCTGGCCCTCGAGAACTCGATCTGCACAGACTATGTGACGGAGAAGCTGTATAACGCTCTCCTATGGGGTATGGTGCCAGTTGTGTTTGGCGGAGCCAATTACAAGAAGGTTGCTCCCCCAAATTCGTACATAGATGCCCTGTCCTTCGAGACAACAAAAGATTTGGCAGACCACCTGAAGAGGGTCTCTAGAGACGCCCTGTTGTACAACAGTTACCACACCTGGCGTCTGAAATATAAATTCACATCAAAGCACTTTATATGTGAGCTATGCAGCATGTTGCACACATCTTCCCCAGAGAAAACGTACGCAAATATCAATGATTGGTGGTTTGGAAGTGCAACCTGCAAAAAGTGGATGAAAGTTTTTTCATAA